In Pleurodeles waltl isolate 20211129_DDA chromosome 5, aPleWal1.hap1.20221129, whole genome shotgun sequence, one genomic interval encodes:
- the LOC138295655 gene encoding uncharacterized protein, translated as MQPRYQNYTFLAHNSKAYDSFFIIRDLKREKLPVSLITQGFKLMLLKVVPYDIRFIDTLNFLPMKLSKLPKAFGFEGCKGYFPHFFNTWANQNYSGPMPPPDSYGYEYMMPSEKESFLQWYDENREKVFHFQTELKAYCQADVMILRKACNLFRDVVVTMMKRVRFIKTKSRKSKKNKKITVYLDPFQNITLASMCMSIYKHMFLLYGTIALVPPDLYNGKQKRYSTPSIQWLMYVSANESIFIQHALKGGEYRLGRYYLDGYALINGVPTAFEFNWCFYHGCPQCYKPHEFNRLQCTTFEHLHRRTMAKAQYIESCGFVLRTLWEHDWVFELSKDGELSTFIKSQQLPSPLEPRDTLFGGRTNAIQLYRVAGPDEKIHYYDFTSVYPFVNKVKLYPVGHPTIIYRNFKPLKEYFGIIKCQIHPPRKLYFQVLPYRVDGKLMFPLCRTCAESKQLSECLHSDEQKMLEGTWCTIKVQTALEKGYHLGKIMEVWHFPNTTTQLFSEYINLFLRDKQEASGYSDWCVDEPSKKKYIADYKAREGIKLRPAFIKVNPARRQLAKLCLNSLWGTFAQRTNLSNTSIVTDPDELFKYIFTPVYDISSCEFIDDETAVLCCKYAKEYPTT; from the coding sequence atgcaaccgCGATACCAgaattatacatttctggctcacaactccaaagcatatgactcattcttcattatccgtgacctgaAACGTGAAAAGCTGcccgttagtctcataacccaaggtttcaaactaatgctgcttaaggttgtgccttatgacattaggttcatagacaccttgaattttctgcccatgaagttgagcaaactgccaaaagcctttgggtttgaaggctgtaaaggttatttccctcacttttttaacacctgggctaatcagaattacagtgggcctatgcctccgcccgacagttatggttacgagtacatgatgccctctgaaaaagagagttttctacagtggtacgatgaaaaccgtgaaaaagtgtttcattttcaaactgaattgaaagcatactgtcaggccGATGTTATGATactgcgaaaagcatgcaaccttttcagagatgttgtggtgacGATGATGAAGCGGGTCCGGTTTATTAAAACCAAATCAcgcaagagtaaaaaaaataaaaaaataacagtatacctggacccatttcaaaacattactctggcttcaatgtgtatgtctatttataaacacatgtttttattgtatggaactatcgccttagtaccacctgacctctataacggcaagcagaaacgttactccaccccctctattcagtggctcatgtacgtctctgcgaatgagagcatcttcattcagcacgctttgaagggcggcgaataccgtctgggtcgctactatctagacgggtatgcattaattaacggtgtgccaaccgcctttgagttcaactgGTGTTTTTACCACGGGTgtcctcagtgttacaagccccatgagtttaatagactgcagtgcaccacgtttgaacatctgcaccgccggactatggcgaaggcgcagtatattgagagttgtgggtttgttctgagaactctctgggaacatgattgggtatttgagctatcgaaagatggtgaactgagcacttttattaagagccagcagttaccttcaccgtTGGAACCCCGTGACACCTTATTCGGcggtcgtacaaacgccattcaattgtaccgcgTAGCTGGACCagatgagaaaatacattactacgacttcacaagtgtatatccgtttgtgaacaaggtgaagttgtaccctgtgggccatcctacaatcatatacaggaactttaaacctctcaaagagtattttggaatcattaagtgtcagattcaccctccgcggaaactttactttcagGTGCTCCCTTAcagagtcgacggtaagctaatgttccccctatgccgaacctgcgctgaaagtaaacagcttagtgAATGCCTCCATAGTGATGAGCAGAAGATGCTGGAAGGGACTTGGTGTACCATcaaggtgcagacggccctagagaaggGGTATCATCTAGGTAAAATcatggaagtctggcactttccaaacacaaccacccagctcttttctgagtacatcaacttgtttctcagagacaagcaggaggcctcaggGTATTCAgactggtgtgtcgatgagccctcaaagaaaaagtatatcgctgattacaaagctcgcgagggtattaaactgagacctgcgttcattaaggttaaccccgcccgccgtcagctagctaagctctgtctcaattccttgtggggaacgttcgcacagcgtaccaatttgtcaaacacatccatcgtcacagatccagatgagctttttaagtatatattcacaccggtttatgacatatccagttgtgaatttattgacgacgagacggccgttctatgctgtaaatacgccaaagagtaccccacaacgtga